The Rhododendron vialii isolate Sample 1 chromosome 5a, ASM3025357v1 genome contains a region encoding:
- the LOC131325331 gene encoding uncharacterized protein LOC131325331 isoform X1 — protein sequence MATGTGPAAIYFVAELLKLMPAEALAQGDIAGNTPLHLSAWVGNTTAAVLLLAKNPGLLRIREERGWLPVHFAAIHAKKETLSYLLKVTFKDDAAMRTLFFSPSGSTEPSGTDLLIHVITSGFYDLALDLVHRHPQLAISQTPNDNDSGLGAIARKVQAFPSGTKLNFWERIIYTQVPVKLENYAEDPSGVEIENPVNNKQLPVQKYQWACFIGKAFSMPVSQKSQAVLWKVISLLVPGVQRIREQKQMHQHALQLVRFLVKEIVILNDLSMYDSLETKVVVNAARLGIHEVVEEIVESIPKLAWARDSECRSIYQRAVMERHENVFNLIYQMSDHKHSVSMNIDESGNNILHIAGRLAPLDKLNQVSGAALQMQRELQWFKEVEKFVRPSYIDRPNVQNETPAMVFTREHEKLVVAGGEWMKNTANSCTIAAALIATVVFAAIITVPGGNDDSNGLPIFSKEIAFTVFIISDALSLFTSTTSLLLFLSILTARYAEGDFLHVLPKRLIIGLVTLFLSITTMMVAFSSTLCLVFGQLKAWILFPVGALACLPVTSFVLLQFPLLVDLISSTYGHGIFGKQSDRQFF from the exons ATGGCCACTGGCACCGGACCGGCGGCGATCTATTTCGTGGCGGAGTTGCTGAAACTGATGCCGGCCGAGGCGTTGGCACAAGGCGATATCGCCGGAAACACCCCCCTCCACCTCAGCGCGTGGGTCGGAAACACCACGGCTGCAGTCCTCTTGTTGGCGAAGAACCCGGGTTTGCTGCGCATCAGGGAGGAGCGGGGGTGGTTGCCGGTTCATTTTGCGGCGATTCATGCGAAAAAGGAGACGCTTTCGTATTTGTTGAAGGTTACGTTTAAGGATGATGCGGCTATGAGAACGCTTTTCTTCTCCCCATCTGGGTCGACCGAACCGTCTGGTACCGATCTTCTGATCCATGTTATAACTTCCGGATTCTATG ATTTAGCTTTGGATTTGGTTCATCGTCACCCCCAATTGGCTATATCACAGACACCCAATGACAATGACTCTGGTTTGGGAGCAATAGCCAGGAAAGTGCAGGCATTTCCAAGTGGCACGAAACTGAATTTTTGGGAACGCATTATTTATACTC AGGTTCCGGTGAAGTTGGAGAATTATGCTGAAGACCCCAGTGGAGTTGAGATAGAGAATCCAGTTAACAACAAACAATTGCCGGTGCAAAAGTATCAATGGGCTTGCTTCATAGGGAAAGCATTCTCCATGCCTG TGAGCCAAAAATCGCAAGCTGTGCTTTGGAAAGTCATTTCTCTATTAG TGCCTGGAGTGCAACGCATTCGAGAGCAAAAACAGATGCATCAGCATGCACTTCAACTAGTCAGATTCCTGGTTAAAGAAATAGTGATTTTGAACGACTTGAGCATGTATGATTCACTTGAGACAAAAGTGGTTGTTAATGCAGCAAGGCTGGGGATTCACGAGGTTGTAGAAGAGATTGTGGAATCAATTCCCAAATTAGCTTGGGCTCGAGACTCAGAGTGTCGTAGCATATATCAACGGGCGGTGATGGAGCGTCATGAGAATGTCTTCAACCTCATATATCAGATGAGCGACCATAAACACAGTGTATCAATGAATATAGACGAGTCTGGGAACAATATCCTGCACATAGCTGGACGATTGGCACCTCTTGACAAACTCAACCAAGTTTCCGGTGCAGCTCTTCAAATGCAGCGCGAGTTACAATGGTTTAAG GAAGTGGAGAAGTTTGTAAGACCCAGTTATATAGACAGGCCAAACGTACAAAATGAAACACCAGCAATGGTATTTACAAGAGAACATGAGAAGTTAGTAGTTGCAGGTGGGGAATGGATGAAAAACACAGCAAATTCATGCACCATTGCAGCAGCGCTTATTGCCACCGTGGTATTTGCAGCTATAATTACTGTTCCTGGAGGCAACGATGACTCGAACGGCCTTCCAATTTTCTCTAAAGAAATTGCATTCACCGTCTTTATCATTTCAGATGCACTTTCTCTGTTCACATCCACCACTTCTCTATTGCTGTTCTTGTCCATCTTGACTGCTCGTTATGCAGAAGGTGATTTTCTCCATGTTCTTCCCAAAAGGCTGATAATTGGACTTGTCACTCTATTCCTCTCTATAACAACCATGATGGTGGCCTTCAGCTCTACGCTATGTCTTGTGTTCGGACAACTAAAAGCATGGATACTTTTTCCTGTGGGTGCATTAGCATGTTTACCTGTCACGTCTTTTGTGCTTCTTCAGTTTCCGCTCCTTGTGGATCTCATCTCTTCAACATACGGCCATGGAATTTTTGGCAAGCAAAGTGATCGACAGTTCTTTTGA
- the LOC131325331 gene encoding uncharacterized protein LOC131325331 isoform X2 — MATGTGPAAIYFVAELLKLMPAEALAQGDIAGNTPLHLSAWVGNTTAAVLLLAKNPGLLRIREERGWLPVHFAAIHAKKETLSYLLKVTFKDDAAMRTLFFSPSGSTEPSGTDLLIHVITSGFYDLALDLVHRHPQLAISQTPNDNDSGLGAIARKVQAFPSGTKLNFWERIIYTQVPVKLENYAEDPSGVEIENPVNNKQLPVQKYQWACFIGKAFSMPVPGVQRIREQKQMHQHALQLVRFLVKEIVILNDLSMYDSLETKVVVNAARLGIHEVVEEIVESIPKLAWARDSECRSIYQRAVMERHENVFNLIYQMSDHKHSVSMNIDESGNNILHIAGRLAPLDKLNQVSGAALQMQRELQWFKEVEKFVRPSYIDRPNVQNETPAMVFTREHEKLVVAGGEWMKNTANSCTIAAALIATVVFAAIITVPGGNDDSNGLPIFSKEIAFTVFIISDALSLFTSTTSLLLFLSILTARYAEGDFLHVLPKRLIIGLVTLFLSITTMMVAFSSTLCLVFGQLKAWILFPVGALACLPVTSFVLLQFPLLVDLISSTYGHGIFGKQSDRQFF, encoded by the exons ATGGCCACTGGCACCGGACCGGCGGCGATCTATTTCGTGGCGGAGTTGCTGAAACTGATGCCGGCCGAGGCGTTGGCACAAGGCGATATCGCCGGAAACACCCCCCTCCACCTCAGCGCGTGGGTCGGAAACACCACGGCTGCAGTCCTCTTGTTGGCGAAGAACCCGGGTTTGCTGCGCATCAGGGAGGAGCGGGGGTGGTTGCCGGTTCATTTTGCGGCGATTCATGCGAAAAAGGAGACGCTTTCGTATTTGTTGAAGGTTACGTTTAAGGATGATGCGGCTATGAGAACGCTTTTCTTCTCCCCATCTGGGTCGACCGAACCGTCTGGTACCGATCTTCTGATCCATGTTATAACTTCCGGATTCTATG ATTTAGCTTTGGATTTGGTTCATCGTCACCCCCAATTGGCTATATCACAGACACCCAATGACAATGACTCTGGTTTGGGAGCAATAGCCAGGAAAGTGCAGGCATTTCCAAGTGGCACGAAACTGAATTTTTGGGAACGCATTATTTATACTC AGGTTCCGGTGAAGTTGGAGAATTATGCTGAAGACCCCAGTGGAGTTGAGATAGAGAATCCAGTTAACAACAAACAATTGCCGGTGCAAAAGTATCAATGGGCTTGCTTCATAGGGAAAGCATTCTCCATGCCTG TGCCTGGAGTGCAACGCATTCGAGAGCAAAAACAGATGCATCAGCATGCACTTCAACTAGTCAGATTCCTGGTTAAAGAAATAGTGATTTTGAACGACTTGAGCATGTATGATTCACTTGAGACAAAAGTGGTTGTTAATGCAGCAAGGCTGGGGATTCACGAGGTTGTAGAAGAGATTGTGGAATCAATTCCCAAATTAGCTTGGGCTCGAGACTCAGAGTGTCGTAGCATATATCAACGGGCGGTGATGGAGCGTCATGAGAATGTCTTCAACCTCATATATCAGATGAGCGACCATAAACACAGTGTATCAATGAATATAGACGAGTCTGGGAACAATATCCTGCACATAGCTGGACGATTGGCACCTCTTGACAAACTCAACCAAGTTTCCGGTGCAGCTCTTCAAATGCAGCGCGAGTTACAATGGTTTAAG GAAGTGGAGAAGTTTGTAAGACCCAGTTATATAGACAGGCCAAACGTACAAAATGAAACACCAGCAATGGTATTTACAAGAGAACATGAGAAGTTAGTAGTTGCAGGTGGGGAATGGATGAAAAACACAGCAAATTCATGCACCATTGCAGCAGCGCTTATTGCCACCGTGGTATTTGCAGCTATAATTACTGTTCCTGGAGGCAACGATGACTCGAACGGCCTTCCAATTTTCTCTAAAGAAATTGCATTCACCGTCTTTATCATTTCAGATGCACTTTCTCTGTTCACATCCACCACTTCTCTATTGCTGTTCTTGTCCATCTTGACTGCTCGTTATGCAGAAGGTGATTTTCTCCATGTTCTTCCCAAAAGGCTGATAATTGGACTTGTCACTCTATTCCTCTCTATAACAACCATGATGGTGGCCTTCAGCTCTACGCTATGTCTTGTGTTCGGACAACTAAAAGCATGGATACTTTTTCCTGTGGGTGCATTAGCATGTTTACCTGTCACGTCTTTTGTGCTTCTTCAGTTTCCGCTCCTTGTGGATCTCATCTCTTCAACATACGGCCATGGAATTTTTGGCAAGCAAAGTGATCGACAGTTCTTTTGA